In Pseudoduganella albidiflava, a single window of DNA contains:
- a CDS encoding LysE family translocator → MDLSTLLLFIPACFALNLAPGPNNLLSISNATRYGFRAACVAGLGRLLAFAGMIGLAASGLAVVLHASETLFYAIKVAGAVYLFWLAWQLWRAGPGEEGAAATGDGGFVRLARQEFLVAAGNPKAILIFTAFLPQFVDPGRPMVPQFALLGLLFLVFELVAIAIYAAIGTRLRQWFARPRGRLVFNRACAGLLSGAAVGLLLARRGSAS, encoded by the coding sequence ATGGACCTGTCCACGCTGCTGCTGTTCATCCCCGCCTGCTTCGCGCTGAACCTGGCGCCGGGGCCCAACAACCTGCTATCGATCAGCAATGCCACGCGCTACGGTTTCCGTGCCGCCTGTGTCGCCGGGCTGGGCCGGCTGCTGGCGTTCGCCGGCATGATCGGGCTGGCGGCGAGCGGCCTGGCGGTCGTGCTGCATGCGTCGGAAACCCTGTTCTACGCGATCAAGGTGGCGGGGGCCGTCTACCTGTTCTGGCTTGCCTGGCAGTTGTGGCGCGCCGGGCCGGGCGAGGAGGGCGCGGCCGCCACCGGCGATGGCGGGTTCGTGCGGCTGGCCCGCCAGGAATTCCTGGTGGCGGCTGGCAACCCGAAAGCCATCCTGATCTTCACCGCGTTCCTGCCGCAATTCGTCGACCCGGGGCGGCCCATGGTGCCCCAGTTTGCCTTGCTGGGCTTGCTGTTCCTGGTCTTCGAACTGGTGGCGATCGCCATCTACGCGGCGATCGGTACGCGGCTGCGGCAATGGTTCGCGCGCCCGCGCGGCCGGCTGGTCTTCAACCGCGCCTGTGCCGGCCTGCTGTCCGGCGCGGCCGTCGGCCTGTTGCTGGCGCGGCGCGGCAGCGCTTCCTGA